A genomic window from Sphingobacterium sp. BN32 includes:
- the glf gene encoding UDP-galactopyranose mutase, with the protein MYDYLIVGCGFAGSVLAERLANAGYKILIVDKRDHIAGNAYDFYNEAGILIHKYGPHIFHTNSAEVFKYLSRFTAWRPYEHRVLASVDGQLVPIPINLTTINKLYGLNLSALEVEDFLASKAEKRSPVRTSEDVVVNVVGHELFEKFFRGYTKKQWDMEPAELDASVTARVPTRTNTDDRYFTDTFQAMPLNGYTEMFRRMLSHERISIMLQTDYRDLIDVIQYKNLIYTGPIDSFFDFKYGKLPYRSLNFEFQTLDVEKYQTTGTVNYPLNNLYTRISEFKHLTGQKHDKTTIVFEYSSAEGDPYYPIPRRENQELYDRYKKLAAEVPNVYFTGRLASYKYYNMDQVVAQSLALAKKLERLNEQ; encoded by the coding sequence ATGTATGACTATTTAATCGTGGGCTGTGGATTTGCTGGATCCGTACTTGCTGAGCGCCTTGCGAATGCTGGCTATAAAATTTTGATCGTTGACAAACGCGACCATATTGCAGGCAATGCATATGATTTTTATAATGAAGCTGGAATCTTAATACACAAATACGGACCCCATATTTTCCACACTAATTCAGCCGAAGTTTTTAAGTATTTATCCCGATTTACAGCATGGCGCCCTTATGAACATCGAGTATTAGCTAGCGTAGACGGTCAGCTTGTACCCATACCGATCAACCTAACCACCATAAACAAGCTTTATGGATTGAACCTAAGTGCTTTAGAAGTAGAGGATTTTTTAGCTTCAAAAGCTGAAAAAAGAAGCCCTGTACGCACTTCAGAAGATGTTGTAGTGAACGTTGTCGGACATGAACTCTTTGAAAAGTTTTTTCGTGGCTATACAAAGAAACAATGGGATATGGAACCTGCCGAACTTGATGCTTCCGTTACGGCAAGGGTTCCCACACGTACTAATACCGATGACCGGTATTTCACCGACACCTTTCAAGCAATGCCCCTGAACGGTTATACGGAAATGTTTCGTAGAATGTTATCACATGAAAGGATAAGCATCATGCTGCAAACAGACTACAGAGATCTAATAGATGTAATCCAGTACAAAAATCTTATATATACCGGTCCAATAGATTCTTTCTTCGACTTTAAATACGGGAAACTGCCTTATCGTTCTTTGAATTTTGAATTCCAGACCCTAGACGTGGAAAAATACCAGACAACCGGAACTGTCAATTATCCGCTGAATAACCTTTACACAAGAATTTCTGAATTTAAACACCTCACGGGTCAAAAGCATGATAAAACGACCATCGTATTCGAATATTCTTCTGCGGAAGGAGACCCCTACTATCCCATACCTCGTAGGGAGAACCAGGAATTATACGATAGATATAAAAAATTGGCTGCTGAAGTGCCGAATGTTTATTTTACAGGGAGACTTGCATCTTACAAATATTACAATATGGATCAGGTGGTTGCACAATCCCTGGCACTTGCTAAAAAATTGGAGAGGTTAAATGAACAATAA
- a CDS encoding amine oxidase, with amino-acid sequence MNNNYKGNPFRSFRMAGFECADHLNAFGNRVDFYKLTQHEGFLAQDYRMLEGLKIKTVREGIRWSVVERNAYQYDWCEVDRMLGIAEEKNIQIVWDLCHFGFPDDLTPLHPMFARRFAHLCENFVKHIRTLSFDGEIVVTPINEVSFLSWLGGDARGTSPYCTAQGWEVKYALMKAYIEGIERMLYVDPSVRILTTEPLINIVPGEPQKPESVLNALKAHEEQFQVLDMLSGKICPELRGKPEYLDMIGLNFYFNNQWKLENHECLPWGELPPHPQWKTLQELITEVYFRYGSPIVLTETSHPHEHRPNWIKMVGRECSKIIASGIPLWGTCIYPIIDRPDWDFPGIWHKSGIWDIFDPTTLERVVNVETYNAVNKYLPSD; translated from the coding sequence ATGAACAATAATTATAAGGGCAATCCGTTTCGCTCTTTCCGGATGGCTGGCTTTGAATGTGCCGACCACCTTAATGCATTCGGCAATCGGGTGGATTTTTATAAATTAACTCAGCATGAAGGGTTTCTTGCTCAAGATTACCGAATGCTTGAAGGACTGAAAATAAAAACTGTACGTGAAGGAATCAGGTGGAGCGTGGTGGAAAGAAATGCTTATCAGTATGACTGGTGTGAAGTGGATAGGATGTTGGGAATTGCTGAAGAAAAGAATATACAAATCGTGTGGGATTTATGCCATTTTGGGTTCCCCGATGATCTAACCCCACTCCACCCCATGTTTGCTCGCAGATTTGCTCATCTTTGCGAAAATTTTGTGAAACATATCCGGACCCTATCCTTTGATGGGGAAATAGTTGTTACCCCGATTAATGAAGTTAGCTTTCTTTCCTGGTTAGGCGGAGATGCACGAGGAACCTCTCCCTATTGTACTGCTCAAGGATGGGAAGTCAAATATGCATTGATGAAAGCTTACATCGAAGGAATTGAACGTATGCTTTACGTAGATCCATCGGTAAGAATATTGACAACTGAGCCGCTCATCAATATTGTCCCGGGCGAACCTCAAAAACCCGAAAGTGTATTAAATGCACTTAAAGCGCACGAGGAGCAATTTCAGGTCCTAGACATGTTAAGCGGCAAAATATGTCCAGAGTTGCGAGGGAAACCGGAATACCTCGATATGATAGGATTGAATTTTTATTTCAACAATCAATGGAAATTAGAAAATCATGAGTGCCTCCCATGGGGGGAGCTACCGCCCCATCCGCAATGGAAAACTTTACAGGAACTAATTACGGAAGTATATTTTCGTTATGGTAGTCCCATTGTTTTAACTGAAACAAGCCATCCTCACGAGCATCGGCCAAATTGGATTAAAATGGTAGGCCGCGAATGTTCAAAAATTATAGCGTCGGGAATTCCTTTATGGGGAACTTGTATCTACCCTATAATCGATCGGCCCGATTGGGATTTTCCCGGGATTTGGCATAAGAGTGGGATATGGGACATATTCGACCCGACGACACTTGAACGTGTTGTGAATGTGGAGACTTATAATGCAGTTAATAAATATTTACCGTCGGATTAA
- a CDS encoding ferritin-like domain-containing protein has protein sequence MATTTKKETKKNEQPASQKKATVKAKTDAAKDLQELFEDGLKDILWAEKELVKALPKMEKNATSKKLKDAITGHLEETKQHVERLQEVFKSIGVKAETEKCDAMQGLIEEGKSIMEETAPGEVRDAGIIAASQKIEHYEIASYGTLAAFAKVLKHEDALKLLLTTLKEEKACDESLTSLADTNLNSKADKK, from the coding sequence ATGGCAACAACAACTAAAAAAGAAACGAAGAAAAATGAACAGCCGGCTTCTCAAAAGAAGGCAACGGTAAAAGCGAAAACGGACGCTGCAAAAGATCTTCAAGAATTATTCGAAGATGGGCTGAAAGATATTTTGTGGGCAGAGAAGGAATTAGTTAAAGCATTGCCTAAAATGGAGAAAAATGCCACATCGAAAAAGTTGAAAGATGCGATCACTGGACATCTGGAAGAGACCAAACAACATGTCGAGCGATTGCAAGAGGTTTTTAAATCGATCGGCGTGAAAGCTGAAACTGAGAAATGTGACGCCATGCAGGGACTCATCGAGGAAGGAAAGAGTATCATGGAAGAAACAGCGCCCGGGGAAGTACGTGATGCGGGAATAATTGCAGCTTCTCAAAAAATCGAGCACTATGAAATAGCTTCTTATGGAACACTGGCGGCCTTCGCAAAAGTCTTGAAACACGAAGATGCGCTCAAATTGTTATTGACCACGCTTAAGGAAGAGAAAGCGTGCGATGAAAGTTTAACATCACTCGCCGATACTAACTTGAATAGCAAGGCTGATAAAAAGTAG
- the traN gene encoding conjugative transposon protein TraN encodes MKLLLNILFYMPLLMAELCSAQSSIKTYARVHRDTIKINDKQTTNILFAHPITVFDRGSADILAQRSPMAADLLQIKASGSGFENTNLSVLCADGSLHVFNVSYEHNPTKLIWEVGLVQPDAVNDRATQARQRYHARALKVSQLLVPSMSVGRERQQIGLRLNGIYISEDQMYFHVKLTNKSYIPFDISRLALYSSDGKRARRGAHQEVEIPPLYILGDVRRLERRSAHSVVLVTPKLSLGKGKELRLQLWEDQGGRHQQLVIKNKHLIKAVPLN; translated from the coding sequence ATGAAACTCCTATTAAACATTTTATTTTACATGCCACTGCTGATGGCAGAGCTATGTTCGGCGCAGTCTTCGATAAAAACGTATGCACGTGTGCACCGAGATACAATAAAGATTAATGACAAGCAAACTACTAATATTCTGTTTGCCCATCCCATCACGGTGTTTGACCGAGGAAGCGCGGACATTCTGGCTCAACGGTCACCCATGGCGGCTGACCTACTCCAAATAAAAGCATCAGGATCCGGCTTTGAGAACACTAACCTTTCCGTGCTGTGCGCGGATGGTAGTCTGCATGTTTTCAATGTTTCCTACGAGCACAACCCCACAAAACTCATCTGGGAGGTTGGTCTTGTACAACCAGACGCCGTCAACGATCGCGCTACTCAGGCTCGCCAGCGGTATCACGCGCGCGCCCTAAAGGTATCGCAATTGCTAGTGCCTAGTATGTCGGTCGGCCGGGAAAGGCAACAGATTGGCCTACGCCTTAACGGGATTTATATCAGCGAAGATCAGATGTACTTTCATGTTAAGCTTACCAATAAGAGCTATATTCCTTTTGATATCAGTCGGCTAGCGCTCTATAGCAGCGATGGAAAACGTGCGCGACGTGGGGCACACCAAGAAGTAGAGATACCTCCGCTGTATATCTTGGGTGATGTCAGACGATTGGAACGACGTTCTGCACATTCCGTAGTGCTAGTGACACCTAAATTGTCGCTAGGCAAAGGGAAAGAATTACGACTGCAGCTTTGGGAAGATCAAGGAGGGCGCCACCAACAACTGGTGATAAAGAATAAGCACTTAATCAAAGCGGTTCCATTAAACTAA
- the traM gene encoding conjugative transposon protein TraM — translation MTFRIRLPLKLTQAKKRLLLTLPFLCSPFLVVIFWAMKSGKSAQQASTASHGGLMQLPSTDLNRDREMSKLDHYRKSEKDSAEQNNRWKPLTDNWTERIDGLYPVSEHANEMHEQGPDYEKQLYLKLAELDRSLHEVSDFDATSDGSSTAAQRIETPLEVDGPKSLARPARATPLYHSNSTLDTESDPEIQQLNTMLDKIIQIQGPKESPKESPSEIELMQQRHLEREASSRGTLIQERMQDSSLTSGFYSSVFSVDMAAHKAVAAVIHENQVVGNGSVLKMRLLEDYHAGSVKVPKGTFVYGAVQLNGERMKIRVGNINVNGRIVNTKLEVHDIDGIQGIYVPEMLDREVIIRSADQSVQSIGLGQNISSALISEATSAGIQAAKSLFSKRARRIRIELKSDYRLLLKDLSIAK, via the coding sequence ATGACTTTTAGAATTAGATTACCGCTGAAACTTACACAGGCTAAAAAACGGCTTTTGCTTACCCTGCCATTCTTGTGTTCCCCTTTTTTGGTTGTCATCTTTTGGGCGATGAAATCAGGGAAATCCGCCCAACAGGCTAGTACAGCATCGCATGGAGGGCTAATGCAGCTTCCCTCGACGGATCTCAACAGGGACCGTGAAATGTCCAAATTGGACCACTACCGTAAATCGGAAAAGGACAGCGCCGAGCAGAACAACCGATGGAAACCACTTACGGACAACTGGACCGAAAGAATCGATGGTTTATATCCGGTAAGTGAACACGCTAATGAGATGCATGAGCAGGGTCCTGATTATGAAAAGCAGCTCTATTTAAAATTGGCGGAGTTGGATCGCAGTCTCCACGAAGTTTCGGATTTTGATGCCACCTCTGATGGTTCCTCCACCGCTGCTCAGCGGATCGAGACACCCTTAGAAGTAGATGGTCCTAAATCGCTGGCAAGGCCAGCGAGAGCTACTCCGCTTTATCACTCAAACTCCACGCTGGACACTGAGTCAGATCCTGAAATACAGCAGCTGAACACGATGTTAGATAAAATTATCCAAATTCAAGGGCCGAAGGAAAGCCCAAAGGAATCCCCCTCCGAAATTGAGCTTATGCAACAACGCCACTTGGAGCGAGAAGCCTCCAGTAGAGGAACATTAATCCAGGAGCGTATGCAAGATTCTTCATTGACCAGCGGGTTTTATTCCAGTGTATTTTCTGTTGATATGGCCGCTCACAAGGCAGTAGCTGCCGTTATCCACGAGAATCAAGTTGTTGGAAATGGATCGGTGCTGAAGATGAGGCTCTTAGAAGACTACCATGCCGGAAGTGTAAAAGTTCCCAAAGGCACGTTTGTATATGGAGCTGTTCAGTTAAATGGTGAACGTATGAAGATCCGCGTCGGGAACATCAATGTGAATGGTCGCATCGTAAATACTAAGTTAGAGGTTCATGACATTGATGGCATTCAAGGGATATACGTGCCCGAGATGCTGGACCGGGAGGTGATCATCAGATCAGCAGATCAATCCGTACAATCAATAGGACTTGGACAAAATATCTCTTCTGCACTAATTTCTGAGGCTACCAGCGCCGGTATTCAAGCTGCAAAGTCCCTGTTTTCCAAGAGAGCTAGGCGTATTAGAATAGAACTCAAGTCTGATTATCGCTTGCTTTTAAAAGACCTATCCATTGCTAAATAA
- the traK gene encoding conjugative transposon protein TraK, whose protein sequence is MFNKIKNIDTAFRQLRQTVVLVIISSGLVLVIALGFAYRLVSRTQDRIYVLADGKAFQVFASSTRDNIPVEAREHIRSFHRYFFTLDPDEKAIKYNLQNALYLADVSAKRAYDDLQENGFYASLISGNVNQTIRVDSVQVDVEEYPYRFRCFSNQQIIRPRSITHRELVTEGYLRRVSRSDNNPHGFLIERWRTVRNRDLSTQNRY, encoded by the coding sequence ATGTTCAACAAAATAAAAAATATCGATACGGCTTTTCGTCAGCTGCGACAGACAGTGGTGCTGGTGATTATTTCTAGCGGTCTTGTACTAGTAATCGCTTTAGGATTCGCCTACCGGCTGGTAAGTCGAACGCAGGACCGTATCTATGTACTGGCCGATGGGAAGGCCTTTCAGGTTTTTGCATCCAGTACCAGAGACAATATTCCCGTAGAAGCGCGTGAGCACATACGCAGCTTCCACCGTTATTTCTTCACCTTAGATCCGGACGAGAAAGCCATCAAATATAATCTCCAGAACGCATTGTACTTGGCCGATGTGAGTGCCAAGCGCGCTTATGATGACCTACAGGAAAATGGCTTCTATGCAAGCCTGATTTCAGGCAACGTCAATCAAACTATTCGGGTGGACAGCGTACAGGTCGATGTGGAAGAGTATCCCTACCGTTTTCGATGCTTTTCAAATCAACAGATTATTCGTCCACGCAGTATAACCCATCGAGAGTTGGTTACCGAAGGCTACTTAAGAAGAGTGTCCCGTAGCGATAACAATCCCCACGGTTTCCTTATTGAGCGTTGGCGGACCGTTCGTAATAGAGATTTATCCACTCAAAACAGATACTGA
- the traJ gene encoding conjugative transposon protein TraJ: MRRSLVPSLLLFALPQGGRAQDLAGEIASLQQVLDQLYQEMIPLCSGLVGAGQGIAGFAALWYIGARVWRHIVRAESIDFYPLLRPFALGFCIAFFPSVVGLINGVLQPIVQATGQMVGRSDKAISELLQAKKEQIKETDTWQMYVGHDGAGDRDRWYKYTYDDSPSGEGMLEGVGNDIKFAMAKASYAFRNSVKEWMSEILAVLFQSAALCINTLRTFQLIVLAILGPLVFGLCVFDGFTHLLRGWLARYIQVFLWLPVANIFGSIIGRIQENMLKIDLAQIQDAGDTFFSRTDVAYLIFLLIGIVGYFTVPAVAGYIVSAGMGDAYSRQVSTAFTTTANAGAAAVGGAAGVALAGAQHAVSHIADAVGTPSSSDKPQERPQASEDYMREKMKGTP; encoded by the coding sequence ATGAGAAGATCTTTAGTACCCTCGCTTTTACTCTTTGCTCTACCCCAAGGGGGCAGGGCCCAAGATCTTGCCGGCGAGATAGCAAGTTTGCAGCAGGTGCTGGACCAACTATATCAAGAAATGATCCCGCTCTGCAGCGGACTGGTCGGGGCCGGGCAAGGTATAGCCGGGTTTGCGGCGCTGTGGTATATCGGTGCTCGAGTTTGGCGACATATCGTGCGGGCTGAATCGATCGACTTCTATCCCTTGCTTCGGCCGTTCGCTCTTGGCTTTTGCATCGCTTTCTTTCCTAGTGTCGTTGGGCTTATTAATGGGGTGCTGCAGCCGATCGTGCAGGCCACGGGCCAAATGGTTGGCAGATCAGATAAAGCGATAAGCGAGCTTTTACAAGCAAAAAAGGAGCAAATAAAAGAAACCGACACCTGGCAAATGTACGTCGGGCACGACGGTGCGGGTGATAGGGATCGCTGGTATAAGTATACCTACGATGATTCCCCCTCGGGAGAAGGGATGTTGGAGGGGGTTGGCAATGATATTAAGTTCGCGATGGCCAAAGCGTCATACGCTTTTCGCAACAGTGTTAAAGAATGGATGAGCGAGATCCTAGCGGTGCTCTTTCAGTCTGCCGCACTATGTATCAATACGCTACGCACATTTCAGCTGATTGTGCTAGCTATTTTGGGGCCTTTGGTATTTGGGCTGTGTGTTTTTGATGGATTTACACATCTGCTTCGCGGATGGTTGGCCCGATATATACAAGTCTTTTTATGGCTGCCCGTAGCGAACATCTTTGGTAGCATTATCGGCCGTATACAGGAGAATATGCTGAAGATTGATCTCGCCCAGATCCAAGATGCGGGCGATACCTTTTTCAGTCGTACCGATGTGGCCTATCTTATCTTCTTGCTCATCGGGATCGTGGGGTATTTTACAGTGCCCGCCGTTGCGGGTTACATTGTCAGTGCTGGTATGGGCGACGCCTATAGTCGGCAAGTTTCAACGGCTTTCACTACTACGGCAAATGCTGGAGCGGCAGCTGTTGGCGGCGCCGCTGGTGTGGCGCTGGCAGGAGCGCAGCATGCCGTCAGCCACATTGCAGATGCTGTAGGAACTCCATCAAGTTCCGATAAGCCCCAGGAACGCCCCCAAGCTTCAGAAGATTATATGCGCGAAAAAATGAAAGGAACACCCTAA
- a CDS encoding TerB family tellurite resistance protein — MKTKARWILALLIFHLPVYVSGQKHEVTQLLLNVEKLAQFKDVLRQMKQGYEILSKGYGSVKDITQGNFSLHKAFLDGLLKVNPTVKKYYGISELISLQLQLLDQTKRSYLSFIRSDCFNSNELQYIARVHRRAIKESVEALEELTAILADGKFRMSDSERIEAIDALLEKQRERKLSINAFDSRNKLLVLQRMKEYNDVLWVERMNR, encoded by the coding sequence ATGAAAACTAAAGCGAGGTGGATCCTAGCATTGCTGATCTTTCACTTACCCGTGTACGTTTCGGGTCAAAAACACGAAGTCACACAATTACTGCTGAACGTAGAAAAGCTGGCGCAGTTCAAGGATGTCCTACGTCAAATGAAACAGGGATATGAGATTCTATCGAAAGGTTATGGAAGCGTTAAGGATATTACACAGGGTAATTTCTCCTTGCACAAAGCTTTCCTTGACGGATTGCTAAAAGTTAATCCGACGGTTAAAAAATATTACGGAATCTCCGAACTAATCAGTCTACAGCTTCAACTCCTGGATCAAACCAAGCGCTCTTATTTATCCTTCATTCGCTCCGATTGTTTTAATTCCAATGAACTCCAATATATAGCGCGTGTACATCGTAGGGCTATTAAAGAAAGTGTGGAAGCCTTGGAAGAGCTCACTGCAATCCTTGCAGATGGTAAGTTTCGAATGAGCGACTCAGAAAGGATAGAAGCGATAGACGCACTGCTGGAAAAACAAAGAGAACGCAAACTATCGATAAACGCCTTTGATTCCCGTAACAAGCTATTGGTCCTTCAGCGCATGAAGGAATACAATGATGTGCTCTGGGTTGAAAGGATGAATCGCTGA
- a CDS encoding conjugal transfer protein TraI: MKNRKFAQILLVGLLVCVPITQGYSQLAIAQIIKAGIKRVIKAVDLRVQRLQNQTIWLQNAQKELENKLSKLRLQEITQWSERQRQLYSEYYNELTKVKTVIRYYRRITEMAALQKSILQEFQQAWRNFSSDPLFSVADKAHIKQVHQGILQDCMENVDMLTLVIQSFTTQMSDAERLSLIEQVRERMETNYFDMKVFNQQTNILRLNRQKNVLDDQHLRSIYGLN; the protein is encoded by the coding sequence ATGAAAAATAGAAAATTCGCACAAATACTGCTAGTGGGCCTACTCGTTTGTGTTCCCATAACGCAGGGATATAGCCAGCTGGCGATCGCTCAGATCATTAAAGCTGGGATCAAGAGGGTCATCAAAGCGGTAGACCTGCGGGTGCAGCGGCTTCAGAACCAAACAATATGGCTGCAGAACGCTCAGAAAGAATTAGAAAATAAGCTCTCTAAACTTCGACTTCAAGAAATCACACAATGGTCTGAACGTCAGCGCCAGCTTTATAGTGAATATTACAATGAACTAACGAAGGTGAAGACTGTGATTCGGTATTATCGCCGGATTACTGAAATGGCGGCCCTGCAGAAATCGATTCTTCAAGAATTTCAACAGGCCTGGAGGAACTTCTCCTCAGATCCGCTATTTAGTGTGGCGGACAAGGCCCACATTAAACAAGTTCATCAAGGCATTTTGCAAGACTGTATGGAGAATGTGGACATGCTTACCCTTGTGATCCAATCTTTCACTACTCAAATGAGCGATGCTGAGCGTTTATCGCTGATCGAGCAGGTGCGTGAACGCATGGAAACGAACTACTTTGACATGAAAGTTTTCAACCAACAGACCAATATCCTGCGTCTGAATCGGCAAAAAAATGTACTGGACGACCAACATCTCCGATCTATTTATGGACTAAACTAA
- a CDS encoding TraG family conjugative transposon ATPase, producing MGINLKDIFPIMDVEHDCILSKSGDVTIAYEVTLPEIFTLSDLEYESLHQAWIKAIRTLPEGTIFHKQDWFNLAKYTANFHDGSLSHLDRCSEEHFNGRPFLKHRCFMMLTRCSSSRKTVNSLTSSLVSGKFIPTELLEEKWLKDFEGICSQFIRILNDSGLVKTKRLIREELLSDAHKKGFIEAYLTLSLTEKPLQLNDITIGEELKIGDRFCQLYSLSDVNDLPNVCGSRIDYSRYSTERSKLGIGFVSSIGQLLPCDHIYNQYIFIDNRIKTIERFERRRLRLQSLSAYSRENAFARQATDEFLQEAASLKRQPIKAHFNLLVWASDKSQLQQIKDRVSSALSQIDAVTKLETVGAPQIFWAGIPGNAAEFPMNDTFHTFAPQAACLLNLETAARSSNSPVGIRLGDRLTGNPLHVDISDEPITKGFCTNRNKFILGPSGSGKSFFTNHLVRTYLQQSSHIVLVDVGHSYKGLCEMVSGYYFTYSEQQPLEFNPFYLEASDSLDTEKKESIKSLLLALWKKDDETFRRSEYVALSNAITGFYEYLGTNTHIFPSFNTFYEYLKEVYHHQLRREHVKQQDFDMDNFLYVLKPYYLGGEFDYLLNARKNLDLIQQPFIVFELDQIKNHPILFPVVTLIIMEVFISKMRKLKGIRKVILIEEAWKALMKEGFAQYIQYLFKTVRKFYGEAIVVTQEVDDIISSPIVKQAIINNSDCKILLDQSKYQNKFDHIQELLGLTEKEKAQVLSLNRSNDPALKYKEVFISLGGVVSRVFRTEVSLEEYLIFSTEQKEKLMLSEYVRLAGGSLPSGLRNLANAIRSGQVKLGD from the coding sequence ATGGGCATCAATTTAAAAGATATTTTCCCTATAATGGACGTGGAGCACGATTGCATACTCAGCAAATCGGGAGATGTAACTATTGCTTATGAGGTAACGCTGCCTGAAATATTTACGCTGTCGGATTTGGAATACGAGTCGCTCCATCAAGCGTGGATTAAAGCGATACGCACGCTTCCCGAGGGGACCATTTTTCATAAACAAGACTGGTTCAACTTAGCAAAATATACTGCGAATTTCCATGACGGCAGCCTCAGCCATTTAGACCGGTGCAGTGAAGAACACTTCAACGGTAGGCCTTTCCTTAAACATCGCTGCTTTATGATGCTAACCCGATGTTCGAGCAGCAGAAAAACAGTGAACTCACTAACGAGCAGCCTGGTTTCTGGGAAATTTATTCCGACGGAGCTGCTGGAAGAAAAATGGCTAAAAGATTTCGAGGGAATCTGTTCTCAGTTTATACGTATTTTGAACGATAGCGGTTTGGTAAAAACTAAGCGGTTGATAAGAGAGGAGCTTCTGAGCGACGCGCACAAGAAAGGATTTATTGAGGCTTACCTAACCTTGTCCCTTACTGAAAAGCCTTTACAACTTAATGATATAACGATCGGCGAAGAACTCAAGATTGGCGATCGTTTCTGTCAGCTATATTCGCTTTCGGACGTCAACGACCTTCCTAATGTATGTGGCAGCAGAATTGACTACAGTCGATATTCGACGGAAAGATCCAAGTTAGGAATCGGTTTCGTATCTAGCATCGGTCAACTGCTCCCTTGCGATCATATCTATAACCAATATATCTTTATTGATAATCGCATCAAAACGATCGAGAGATTTGAGCGTAGGAGACTTCGGCTTCAATCGCTTTCAGCATATTCTCGAGAAAATGCGTTTGCGCGCCAGGCAACCGATGAGTTTCTGCAGGAAGCTGCCAGCTTGAAGCGACAACCTATCAAAGCACATTTTAACCTCTTGGTCTGGGCCAGCGATAAATCGCAATTGCAGCAGATAAAAGATCGTGTCTCCTCAGCATTGTCTCAAATCGATGCTGTCACCAAGTTGGAAACCGTCGGTGCGCCACAAATTTTTTGGGCCGGCATACCCGGTAATGCCGCAGAATTTCCAATGAACGATACGTTCCACACCTTTGCACCGCAGGCTGCTTGCCTGCTGAATTTGGAGACGGCTGCTCGAAGTTCGAACAGTCCGGTAGGAATACGTCTTGGAGACCGGTTGACCGGCAATCCCCTGCACGTGGACATTTCCGATGAGCCGATAACAAAAGGATTTTGTACGAACCGAAACAAGTTCATTCTTGGACCCTCCGGAAGCGGCAAATCATTTTTTACAAATCATCTAGTGCGGACCTATTTGCAGCAGTCCAGCCATATCGTGTTAGTTGACGTTGGTCACAGCTATAAGGGTCTGTGCGAGATGGTCTCAGGTTATTATTTCACCTACAGCGAACAGCAGCCTCTTGAATTCAACCCCTTTTATCTGGAGGCGAGCGATTCACTAGATACCGAGAAAAAAGAGAGCATCAAATCGCTTCTGCTGGCACTCTGGAAAAAAGATGATGAAACATTTAGGCGATCCGAATATGTTGCCTTATCTAATGCGATAACCGGATTCTACGAGTATTTGGGGACTAACACCCATATTTTTCCGTCGTTCAATACCTTTTACGAATATCTCAAAGAGGTTTACCACCATCAGCTAAGAAGAGAACATGTCAAGCAACAAGATTTTGATATGGACAACTTTCTATATGTTCTAAAACCTTACTATTTAGGCGGAGAGTTCGATTACTTGCTGAACGCACGAAAAAATCTGGATCTTATTCAGCAGCCCTTTATTGTATTTGAATTGGATCAAATTAAAAACCATCCCATTCTTTTCCCAGTAGTTACTTTGATCATTATGGAAGTGTTCATCTCTAAGATGCGTAAGTTAAAAGGCATTCGCAAAGTAATCCTAATTGAGGAAGCATGGAAAGCGCTAATGAAGGAAGGATTTGCCCAGTATATACAATATTTATTCAAGACGGTTCGAAAATTTTATGGCGAAGCGATTGTAGTTACACAGGAAGTTGACGATATCATTTCTTCGCCAATCGTTAAACAGGCTATCATAAACAACAGCGACTGCAAAATCTTGCTCGATCAGAGCAAATACCAGAATAAGTTCGATCATATCCAAGAGCTCTTGGGACTCACGGAAAAGGAAAAGGCCCAAGTGCTTTCTCTGAACCGCTCCAATGATCCGGCATTAAAATACAAAGAAGTATTTATCAGTTTAGGAGGAGTGGTAAGCAGAGTGTTTCGTACCGAGGTGTCCTTGGAAGAATATCTGATTTTCAGTACCGAACAGAAAGAAAAGTTAATGCTCAGCGAATATGTACGTCTGGCGGGCGGCAGCCTGCCTAGCGGGTTGCGCAACTTAGCTAATGCCATTAGAAGCGGACAGGTAAAACTAGGAGATTGA